In Strix uralensis isolate ZFMK-TIS-50842 chromosome 7, bStrUra1, whole genome shotgun sequence, the following proteins share a genomic window:
- the MCU gene encoding calcium uniporter protein, mitochondrial isoform X2: MQKSFSGKAEAAVGILPDFSVHQRLSPWQSARVVYCSTVVPSDEVTVVYQNGLPVISVNLPSRRERCQFTLKPISDSVGVFLQQLQAEDQGIDRVAIYSADGTRVASSTGIDLLLLDDFKLIINDVTYHVRPPKRELLSHENATTLNDVKTLVQQLYTALCIEEHQLNKEKELIGRLEELKEQLAPLEKVRMELSRKAEKRTTLVLWGGLAYMATQFGILARLTWWEYSWDIMEPVTYFITYGSAMAMYAYFVMTRQEYVYPDARDRQYLLFFHKGAKKTRFDLEKYNQLKDAIAQNWTLRGFETHCRFTCPSSKLMKRTDQQRSSEPRQKPVHSSCLFN; the protein is encoded by the exons GTGCATCAGAGGCTTTCTCCGTGGCAGAGTGCGAGAGTGGTCTATTGCAGTACCGTAGTGCCCTCCGATG aaGTGACGGTGGTTTACCAAAACGGGTTACCTGTGATTTCTGTGAATCTTCCATCCCGGCGTGAGCGTTGCCAGTTCACACTTAAACCTATCTCAGACTCTGTTGGTGTGTTCTTACAACAGCTGCAAGCAGAGGACCAAGGAATTGATCGGGTTGCAATCTACTCAGCAG ATGGCACACGTGTTGCCTCCTCCACAGGCATAGATTTGCTTCTGCTGGATGACTTCAAACTGATCATTAATGATGTCACGTACCATGTTAGACCACCAAAGAGAG agctcTTAAGCCATGAAAATGCAACGACGCTGAATGATGTCAAGACGTTGGTTCAGCAGTTGTATACCGCCTTGTGCATTGAGGAGCACCAGCTGAACAAAGAGAAGGAGCTGATAGGGAGACTAGAGGAATTGAAGGAGCAACTAGCACCGCTAGAAAAA GTAAGGATGGagctcagcagaaaagcagagaagaggacAACCTTGGTGTTGTGGGGAGGCCTGGCCTATATGGCCACTCAGTTTGGGATTCTGGCCCGCCTCACCTGGTGGGAATATTCTTGGGACATTATGGAACCAGTCACCTATTTCATCACCTATGGTAGTGCCATGGCAATGTATGCTTATTTCGTAATGACTCGCCAG gagtATGTATATCCAGATGCCAGAGACAGACAGTActtattatttttccataaaggAGCCAAAAAGACACGATTTGATCTAGAGAAATACAATCAACTCAAGGATGCAATTGCTCAG AATTGGACCTTAAGAGGCTTCGAGACCCACTGCAGGTTCACCTGCCCATCCAGCAAATTGATGAAAAGGACTGATCAGCAAAGAAGCTCTGAACCCCGGCAAAAACCTGTTCATAGCTCTTGcctttttaattaa